The Synechococcales cyanobacterium CNB genome includes a window with the following:
- the gmhA gene encoding D-sedoheptulose 7-phosphate isomerase, giving the protein MRRSLLQARDALDRLLADADAVERIARAAALVAERFGAGGKVLACGNGGSACDAMHFCEELTGRFRHDRPALPAIACTDPGHITCTANDYGYERVFSRWVEALGREGDVLFALSTSGNSENVVRAVEAARERGIVTVALLGGDGGRLRARCDLEWIVPGDTSDRIQELHMLILHCIVEGVERALAGE; this is encoded by the coding sequence ATGCGTCGATCGCTCCTCCAGGCCCGCGACGCCCTTGACCGGCTTCTCGCCGACGCCGATGCCGTCGAGCGCATCGCCCGGGCCGCCGCCCTCGTCGCCGAGCGGTTCGGCGCGGGGGGCAAGGTGCTCGCTTGCGGCAACGGAGGCTCGGCCTGCGACGCCATGCACTTCTGCGAGGAACTCACAGGCCGCTTCCGCCACGACCGCCCCGCCCTTCCCGCGATCGCCTGCACCGACCCCGGCCACATCACCTGCACCGCGAACGACTACGGCTACGAGCGGGTCTTCAGCCGCTGGGTCGAGGCCCTCGGGCGCGAGGGCGACGTCCTCTTCGCGCTCAGCACCAGCGGCAACTCCGAGAACGTCGTGCGGGCGGTCGAGGCCGCACGCGAGCGCGGCATCGTCACCGTCGCCCTGCTCGGGGGCGACGGCGGGCGGCTCCGCGCCCGGTGCGACCTCGAATGGATCGTCCCCGGCGACACCAGCGACCGCATTCAGGAACTGCACATGCTCATCCTGCACTGCATCGTCGAGGGGGTCGAGCGAGCGCTCGCCGGCGAGTAA
- a CDS encoding tyrosine recombinase — translation MPVRTKPATDTLPPALRRTRDTFLAYLRVECGLSANTLEAYGRDLRDLLDDLRRAGVQKPDDVTPRALVAHVASLSSDRSLAASSVARHLATIKVLFRWLHAQGRIPENPADYLDQPTRWKRLPSVLSPKQVRALLAAPRPDPDAPDDAPPLWIRDRAILELLYASGLRASEVGTLALADLVRDLGVLRVTGKGDKQRLVPMGVPARDALDRYLADCRPRLVREDGRDLGRVFLSRTGRPLERVAVWQIVTRHARAAGLEGVHPHVLRHSFATHLLAGGADLRTVQELLGHADVATTQVYTHVDRFHLKDVHRKYHPRR, via the coding sequence ATGCCCGTGCGCACCAAGCCAGCCACCGACACCCTCCCCCCGGCTCTCCGGCGCACGCGCGACACATTCCTCGCCTACCTCCGCGTCGAGTGCGGCCTGAGCGCGAACACCCTCGAGGCCTACGGCCGCGACCTGCGCGACCTGCTCGACGACCTCCGCCGTGCGGGCGTTCAGAAGCCCGACGACGTAACGCCCCGCGCCCTCGTCGCCCACGTCGCCTCGCTCAGCAGCGACCGCAGCCTCGCGGCCTCTTCCGTCGCCCGCCACCTGGCGACCATCAAGGTGCTTTTCCGCTGGCTGCACGCCCAGGGCCGCATCCCCGAGAACCCCGCCGACTACCTCGACCAGCCGACGCGCTGGAAGCGCCTGCCCAGCGTCCTCTCGCCGAAGCAGGTGCGCGCCCTGCTCGCAGCCCCGCGCCCCGACCCGGACGCGCCGGACGACGCTCCCCCCCTCTGGATCCGCGACCGGGCGATCCTCGAACTCCTGTACGCCAGCGGCCTGCGCGCCAGCGAGGTCGGAACGCTCGCCCTCGCGGACCTCGTCCGCGACCTCGGCGTCCTCCGCGTTACAGGCAAGGGCGACAAGCAGCGCCTCGTGCCCATGGGCGTGCCTGCCCGCGACGCCCTCGACCGCTACCTCGCCGACTGCCGCCCGCGCCTCGTGCGTGAGGACGGGCGCGACCTCGGCCGCGTCTTCCTGTCGCGCACCGGTCGCCCGCTCGAACGCGTCGCCGTCTGGCAGATCGTGACCCGCCACGCCCGGGCCGCGGGGCTGGAGGGCGTCCATCCGCACGTCCTGCGCCACAGTTTCGCCACCCACCTGCTCGCGGGCGGCGCGGACCTGCGCACCGTGCAGGAACTCCTCGGCCACGCCGATGTCGCCACCACCCAGGTCTACACCCACGTCGACCGCTTCCACCTCAAGGACGTCCACCGCAAGTACCACCCTCGCAGGTGA